The DNA window CACCTCCATGCAGGCCGTCGGCGAAGCGCTCCGTCCCGAGGACGCCCGTGAAGAGGTGCACCCGCCCCGCGCCGCCCTCGCTGGTGAACTCTTCGTCATCGATGCCCATCTTGCGGACGAGGCACTCCAGAGCGTCGGCGCCGCCCGTGGTCAGCGCGATGAGCGGGATGTTCCCTTCGCTCTGGTTGCGCGGGAGGTGAAGGTCGCCGTCCACCATCGGAGTGTCCACGCACGCGGCGACGGCCGGCAGAACGAACTCGCGCCGCCACTTGCCCACCTGGATGACCAGCGGGATGTTCTCGCCGACCGGAACGTCCTCCAGCACGAAGCGCCCATCCGTGCCCGTCAACGCTGCGGCCACGGGCTTGCCCGAGAGGTTCGCCGCGCACGTGTCGCAGCTCGCGCCGTCCTCGATGGGAGCGAGCGGCGCGTTCGGCACGTAGACGGTGACGTTGTAGAGCGGCACGCGCCCCGCTGGCTCGTAGACGACGCCGCTCACCGTGGTCTTCGCGCCACCCGAACACTGCACCACCTGGCACTCCAGGTTGTGGCAAGGACCAGCCCCCCCGTTGCCGCCCACCCCCATGGGGAAGAGCTGGCCACCATCACCAGCACCCCCCTGCCCAGAATTTCCGCCCACGCCCTCCGTGGTTCCAGTCTGGGACATCTCCGAGCATCCCCAGCCTGGCACCACGGCCGGCACTGCGGCAGCGGCCACGATCAAGCCCGCCCGCAAGGACCACGTCTTCATGGATGACCTCCGTACTCCTGGGACGGCGCAATGCAGCACCGCCCGAAGG is part of the Chondromyces crocatus genome and encodes:
- a CDS encoding carboxypeptidase-like regulatory domain-containing protein, producing MKTWSLRAGLIVAAAAVPAVVPGWGCSEMSQTGTTEGVGGNSGQGGAGDGGQLFPMGVGGNGGAGPCHNLECQVVQCSGGAKTTVSGVVYEPAGRVPLYNVTVYVPNAPLAPIEDGASCDTCAANLSGKPVAAALTGTDGRFVLEDVPVGENIPLVIQVGKWRREFVLPAVAACVDTPMVDGDLHLPRNQSEGNIPLIALTTGGADALECLVRKMGIDDEEFTSEGGAGRVHLFTGVLGTERFADGLHGGEELTPATNLWNTLDGLMRYDVAILSCEGAQYAQTKPESARRALMDYTAAGGRVFASHWHNIWLQLGPDPWPRTATWDFQLDPGEPFTSHVDMSFPKGQALSEWLMSVDASDTPGELQIRDPQHTISAVNEELTTRWTFSEAPEPAGVQYFTFNTPLTQPDGSPMAPENQCGRVVYTDIHVSSGDYIGHPFPSGCITQELSPQEKVLMFMLFDLSACVTPDDQAPPIPQIQ